One window from the genome of Streptomyces sp. WZ-12 encodes:
- a CDS encoding type I polyketide synthase, whose translation MNASPQQPASENTAEPVAITGMAGRFPGADNLERFWHNLSEGTDCFTTRTDDALRAAGVPAHHLTDPHYVRRVPLLADADRFDAEFFGMTPREAALRDPQQRLFLELAHSALEDAGHDPFAVPGTVGVYAGAAANRYAEFNLRADKETAARAGALALDLHNNNDYVAATAAYRLGLTGPALSVATACSTSLVAVHLACQALRAGECETALAGGAEIELPYGHGYRWAPGSIYSRDGFCRPFDVRANGTVFGNGGGAVVLRLLSDALADGDPIRAVIRGSAVANDGADRVSFSAPGVDGQLRAVAEAMAVAGRAPGDIDYIEAHGTGTDIGDAIEIEALTAAYRFLTGPGADAPAGIALGSVKSAIGHLGPASGIAGLIKTVLCLEHGELVPTVHFTEPNPRLKLDTTPFRVVGRRDAWPAADHRPRTAAVSSFGVGGTNAHVVLEQAPPAPPGPATDGPELLVWSARTEAAEPEVRARLARHLTWRGADGFVDTAATLRHGRTVHRLRRAAVAKTARAAVDLLSAPEGRDVLRPTDGAAARPVALLFPGQGSQRPGMAAGLLGSDPVFTETMHRCLDTVGALGVDLEPAWRGPHAAELLNRTEYAQPLLASVGLSLAAMWRAWGIDPTALLGHSVGELTAALVAGVAEPEDGLRLVTARAQAMQAMPPGAMLAVALPEDEARALLGESLALAAVNGPRQSVLAGPAEAIEAAAAQVRAAGGRARRLTTSHAFHSPAMARAAEQFLAAFDGVSLAPPAVPVISAATGEPLTDAQATDPAFWAGQLAAPVRFGPALAHLLGARPLTTLEAGPGRALTTLVRGHGGGSLAVPGLGTDADDPSAALTAAGTLWTEGHDLRWEAVGPPRPLRRTALPAYPYQRTRHWISPPPSPEPAATGDGAPPPATERPAQPPLPEAGEHTAAGNGTRTTPGTPAAPTPPGPSPLSLVRWRELPATARPPRYRGSTALTLLPDDPAAARRVTALLGRAGHRVVPAHPGTVADVLPELLANGGEPALYVHARAAGNWPQATVRNVTDQLAAGVESAFELVRTVARGARRPPRFLLLTEQAVDVSGGEPLHPAKAALAGLARTVPLELPGAACLLLDIAPGTDDDLITHQLQEPAGPPVVALRGDRRWAPVEVPIPHRPATEPPIRPGGTYLITGGYGGLGLAAARGLAATGLAPTLVLTGRRGPTPATEPHLAELTRLGARVLTERTDITDEASLRDLADRVERTAGRIHGVLHTAGLPGGGLIAFRTVEQLRAVLRPKTLGTLALEQVFADRPPLDFLAHFSSRASLAGLVGSADYAAANAFLDAHATASRQRCVSVNWPSWAAVGMAARATVDPGSGAPLADWSATRRPPQPLVHEQELSEREWMLDEHRFDGRAVLPGTAHLDLVVRAARELLPEPPGAPVRLRDAVFHRPLFVDGTRRIRILLQPRDDHWEFTLTSGSTVHSTGRVERPGDAAPPRVDLAAVAARLTGPAEDDDPAGLAELGPHWHSVAEVRRSADEQLARLRLDPRFHAELGDHALHPALLDSATALTRRRTDGHHLPLLYEEITVYDDLPGAFAAHVRHRRGGSGVLVADLDLVHPDGAPAVTVRGFTMRAVADRPFASAATEAEADDGSVVEPDDGGTPAAGLPPSDGIPPAEGVALFFDILAARPGRQVAVRPYRDGIPVPPEPLPTAPPEPPPAPDPDPEPAAATHPVAAPPDPLPAPDRGDAPDHAAVLKEIWQTALGRTAIGPADDFFALGGDSLSAVGLIAEVRDRLGIEMGIGELFAFPTLEALAGELRRRAGEGR comes from the coding sequence ATGAACGCGTCACCGCAGCAGCCCGCGTCCGAGAACACCGCCGAGCCGGTCGCGATCACCGGTATGGCCGGCCGGTTCCCCGGCGCCGACAACCTCGAACGGTTCTGGCACAACCTCTCCGAGGGCACCGACTGCTTCACCACCCGCACCGACGACGCCCTGCGCGCCGCCGGCGTCCCCGCTCACCACCTGACCGACCCGCACTACGTCCGCCGCGTCCCGCTGCTCGCCGACGCCGACCGGTTCGACGCCGAGTTCTTCGGGATGACCCCGCGCGAGGCCGCCCTGCGGGACCCGCAGCAGCGTCTCTTCCTCGAACTGGCCCACTCCGCCCTGGAGGACGCCGGCCACGACCCGTTCGCCGTACCCGGCACCGTCGGCGTCTACGCGGGCGCCGCCGCCAACCGCTATGCGGAGTTCAACCTGCGCGCCGACAAGGAGACCGCCGCCCGAGCCGGCGCGCTCGCGCTGGACCTGCACAACAACAACGACTACGTCGCCGCCACCGCCGCCTACCGCCTCGGCCTCACCGGCCCCGCCCTCTCCGTGGCCACCGCCTGCTCCACCTCCCTCGTCGCCGTCCACCTGGCCTGCCAGGCGCTGCGGGCCGGCGAGTGCGAGACGGCCCTGGCGGGCGGCGCGGAGATCGAACTGCCCTACGGCCACGGCTATCGCTGGGCGCCCGGCAGCATCTACTCCCGGGACGGGTTCTGCCGCCCGTTCGACGTCCGGGCCAACGGCACCGTCTTCGGCAACGGCGGTGGCGCCGTCGTCCTGCGGTTGCTTTCCGACGCGTTGGCCGACGGCGACCCCATCCGGGCGGTGATCCGTGGCTCAGCGGTCGCCAACGACGGCGCCGACCGGGTCAGCTTCTCGGCACCGGGTGTGGACGGCCAACTGCGGGCCGTCGCCGAGGCGATGGCCGTCGCGGGCCGCGCCCCCGGCGACATCGACTACATCGAGGCACACGGCACCGGCACCGACATCGGCGACGCCATCGAGATCGAGGCGCTCACCGCCGCGTACCGCTTCCTGACCGGTCCCGGCGCCGACGCTCCGGCCGGTATCGCGCTCGGCTCCGTCAAGTCCGCCATCGGCCACCTCGGCCCCGCCTCCGGGATCGCCGGGCTCATCAAGACCGTCCTCTGCCTGGAGCACGGCGAGTTGGTGCCGACCGTCCACTTCACCGAGCCCAACCCCCGGCTGAAGCTGGACACCACTCCCTTCCGCGTCGTCGGCCGGCGCGATGCCTGGCCCGCCGCCGACCACCGGCCCCGCACCGCGGCCGTCAGCTCCTTCGGCGTGGGCGGCACCAACGCCCACGTCGTGCTGGAGCAGGCGCCGCCCGCCCCGCCCGGCCCCGCCACCGACGGCCCCGAACTGCTCGTCTGGTCGGCGCGCACCGAGGCCGCCGAACCCGAGGTGCGGGCTCGCCTCGCCCGGCACCTCACCTGGCGCGGCGCGGACGGCTTCGTGGACACCGCGGCGACCCTGCGGCACGGCCGGACCGTGCACCGGCTGCGCCGGGCCGCCGTCGCCAAGACCGCCCGCGCCGCGGTGGACCTGCTCTCCGCCCCCGAAGGCCGCGACGTGCTCCGCCCCACCGACGGCGCCGCCGCCCGGCCGGTGGCCCTGCTCTTCCCGGGACAGGGCTCCCAACGGCCGGGCATGGCCGCCGGACTCCTGGGCAGCGACCCCGTGTTCACCGAGACCATGCACCGCTGCCTGGACACCGTCGGCGCCCTCGGCGTGGACCTGGAGCCGGCCTGGCGCGGCCCGCACGCCGCCGAACTGCTGAACCGCACCGAGTACGCCCAGCCGCTGCTGGCCTCCGTCGGTCTGTCCCTGGCCGCCATGTGGCGGGCCTGGGGCATCGACCCCACCGCCCTACTCGGCCACAGCGTCGGGGAGTTGACCGCCGCCCTGGTCGCCGGCGTCGCCGAGCCGGAGGACGGCCTGCGTCTTGTCACCGCCCGCGCCCAGGCCATGCAGGCCATGCCGCCCGGCGCCATGCTCGCGGTCGCCCTTCCCGAGGACGAGGCCCGGGCCCTGCTCGGTGAGAGCCTCGCCCTGGCCGCCGTCAACGGCCCGCGCCAGAGCGTGCTGGCCGGCCCGGCGGAGGCGATCGAGGCCGCCGCCGCCCAGGTGCGGGCCGCGGGCGGGCGGGCCCGGCGGCTCACCACCTCGCACGCCTTCCACTCCCCGGCCATGGCGCGCGCCGCCGAGCAGTTCCTGGCGGCGTTCGACGGTGTGTCCCTGGCCCCGCCCGCCGTCCCCGTCATCTCGGCCGCCACCGGCGAGCCGCTCACCGACGCACAGGCCACCGACCCCGCCTTCTGGGCCGGGCAACTCGCCGCCCCGGTGCGCTTCGGCCCGGCCCTGGCCCACCTCCTGGGCGCCCGGCCGCTCACCACGTTGGAGGCCGGCCCCGGTCGCGCCCTCACCACGCTCGTCCGCGGCCACGGCGGCGGCAGCCTCGCCGTGCCGGGCCTCGGCACCGACGCCGATGACCCGAGCGCCGCCCTGACCGCCGCGGGCACGCTGTGGACCGAGGGCCACGACCTGCGCTGGGAAGCGGTCGGCCCGCCCCGCCCGCTGCGCCGCACCGCCCTCCCCGCCTACCCCTACCAGCGCACCCGGCACTGGATCAGCCCGCCGCCCAGCCCGGAACCCGCCGCCACCGGCGACGGTGCGCCGCCACCCGCCACGGAGCGGCCCGCCCAACCACCGCTGCCGGAGGCCGGGGAGCACACCGCGGCCGGGAACGGCACCCGCACCACCCCCGGGACGCCCGCCGCGCCCACCCCACCCGGCCCCTCCCCGCTGTCCCTGGTCCGCTGGCGCGAACTGCCGGCCACCGCCCGCCCGCCCCGGTACCGCGGCAGCACCGCCCTCACCCTGCTCCCCGACGACCCCGCCGCCGCCCGCCGCGTCACCGCGCTCCTCGGCCGCGCCGGCCACCGCGTCGTCCCCGCCCACCCCGGCACCGTCGCCGACGTCCTGCCCGAACTCCTCGCGAACGGCGGCGAACCGGCCCTCTACGTCCACGCCCGCGCCGCCGGCAACTGGCCCCAGGCCACCGTCCGGAACGTCACCGACCAGCTCGCCGCGGGCGTCGAGAGCGCCTTCGAGCTGGTCCGGACCGTGGCCCGCGGCGCCCGACGCCCGCCCCGCTTCCTGCTGCTCACCGAGCAGGCCGTGGACGTCTCAGGCGGCGAACCCCTCCACCCGGCCAAGGCGGCCCTGGCCGGACTCGCCCGCACGGTGCCGCTGGAACTGCCGGGCGCCGCCTGCCTGTTGCTGGACATCGCACCCGGCACCGACGACGACCTGATCACCCATCAGCTCCAGGAGCCCGCCGGGCCGCCGGTCGTCGCGCTGCGCGGCGACCGCCGCTGGGCGCCCGTCGAGGTGCCGATCCCGCACCGACCCGCCACCGAGCCACCGATCCGCCCCGGCGGCACCTACCTCATCACCGGCGGCTACGGCGGACTGGGCCTGGCCGCCGCCCGCGGGCTCGCCGCCACCGGCCTCGCCCCAACGCTCGTCCTCACCGGCCGCCGCGGCCCCACCCCCGCCACCGAGCCGCACCTCGCCGAGCTGACCCGGCTGGGCGCGCGGGTGCTCACCGAACGCACCGACATCACCGACGAGGCGTCCCTGCGCGACCTCGCCGACCGCGTCGAACGCACCGCCGGTCGCATCCACGGCGTACTGCACACCGCGGGGCTGCCCGGCGGCGGCCTGATCGCCTTCCGCACCGTCGAGCAACTGCGGGCGGTACTGCGGCCGAAGACCCTGGGCACCCTCGCGTTGGAACAGGTCTTCGCCGACCGCCCACCGCTCGACTTCCTCGCCCACTTCTCCAGCCGCGCCTCCCTCGCCGGGCTGGTCGGCAGCGCCGACTACGCCGCCGCGAACGCCTTCCTCGACGCCCATGCCACCGCCTCCCGGCAGCGCTGCGTCAGCGTCAACTGGCCGAGCTGGGCCGCGGTCGGGATGGCCGCCCGCGCCACCGTCGACCCCGGCAGCGGCGCCCCGCTCGCCGACTGGTCCGCCACCCGCCGCCCACCGCAACCCCTGGTCCACGAGCAGGAGCTGTCCGAACGGGAGTGGATGCTCGACGAGCACCGCTTCGACGGGCGCGCCGTACTGCCCGGCACCGCCCACCTGGACCTGGTGGTCCGGGCCGCCCGGGAGCTGCTCCCGGAGCCGCCCGGCGCGCCGGTGCGGCTGCGCGACGCGGTCTTCCACCGTCCGCTGTTCGTCGACGGCACCCGCCGCATCCGCATCCTGCTCCAACCCCGGGACGATCACTGGGAGTTCACGCTCACCAGCGGCTCCACCGTGCACTCCACCGGGCGGGTGGAGCGGCCCGGCGACGCGGCCCCGCCCCGGGTGGACCTGGCCGCGGTGGCCGCGCGCCTGACCGGGCCCGCCGAGGACGACGACCCGGCCGGCCTGGCCGAACTCGGCCCGCACTGGCACAGCGTGGCGGAGGTGCGCCGCTCCGCGGACGAACAGCTCGCCAGGCTCCGCCTCGATCCCCGCTTCCACGCCGAACTCGGCGACCACGCACTGCACCCGGCCCTCCTGGACAGCGCCACCGCACTCACCCGGCGCCGCACCGACGGCCACCATCTGCCGCTGCTGTACGAGGAGATCACGGTCTACGACGACCTGCCCGGCGCGTTCGCCGCCCATGTGCGGCACCGGCGCGGCGGCAGCGGCGTACTCGTCGCCGACCTCGACCTGGTACACCCCGACGGGGCGCCGGCCGTCACGGTCCGCGGCTTCACGATGCGCGCGGTGGCGGACCGCCCGTTCGCGTCGGCGGCCACCGAAGCCGAGGCCGACGACGGGTCCGTGGTGGAACCCGACGACGGTGGCACCCCGGCCGCCGGCCTGCCGCCGTCGGACGGCATCCCGCCCGCCGAGGGCGTGGCGCTGTTCTTCGACATCCTGGCGGCCCGCCCCGGCCGGCAGGTCGCCGTCCGCCCCTACCGCGACGGCATACCGGTGCCGCCCGAGCCCCTTCCCACCGCGCCGCCGGAGCCCCCTCCCGCCCCGGACCCGGACCCCGAACCGGCCGCCGCCACCCACCCCGTTGCCGCGCCACCGGACCCCCTGCCGGCACCGGACCGCGGCGATGCCCCGGACCACGCCGCGGTCCTGAAGGAGATCTGGCAGACCGCGCTCGGCCGTACCGCCATCGGGCCCGCCGACGACTTCTTCGCCCTCGGCGGGGACTCGCTCAGCGCCGTCGGCCTGATCGCCGAGGTCCGGGACCGGCTCGGCATCGAGATGGGCATCGGCGAGCTGTTCGCGTTTCCCACCCTTGAGGCGCTCGCCGGCGAACTGCGCCGGCGGGCGGGGGAGGGCCGGTGA
- a CDS encoding thioesterase II family protein: MTAGHETALVRGAPRPGARTRLYCFHHAGGTAAEFSSWHRYLPESVDVCAVQLPGRGARARERPHTRIGPLVAELAAHLRMDLPTVFFGHSFGALVAFEAARALRTAGLPGPRHLFLSARPAPGLVAYEGSLHDLPDADFLDVVAERHGGVPAQLRDHPELRHLVLPYFRADYEVLETYRATAADPLPVAATVLGGTDDPIPLVQLEAWRSQVTGPFAVRMFPGDHFYLRPWRTAVLDLIREVAG, from the coding sequence GTGACCGCCGGCCACGAGACCGCGCTGGTCCGTGGCGCCCCGCGCCCCGGCGCCCGCACCCGCCTCTACTGCTTCCACCACGCGGGCGGCACCGCCGCGGAGTTCAGCAGTTGGCACCGTTATCTGCCGGAGAGCGTGGACGTCTGCGCGGTGCAGTTGCCCGGCCGCGGCGCCCGCGCCCGGGAGCGTCCGCACACCCGGATCGGCCCGCTGGTGGCGGAGCTCGCCGCACACCTCCGCATGGACCTGCCGACCGTGTTCTTCGGGCACAGCTTCGGCGCCCTGGTCGCCTTCGAGGCGGCCCGCGCGCTGCGGACAGCGGGCCTGCCCGGCCCCCGGCACCTGTTCCTCTCCGCCCGCCCCGCACCCGGCCTGGTGGCCTACGAGGGCAGCCTCCACGACCTGCCCGACGCGGACTTCCTCGACGTCGTGGCCGAACGGCACGGCGGTGTGCCCGCGCAGTTGCGCGACCACCCTGAGCTGCGCCACCTGGTGCTGCCCTACTTCCGCGCCGACTACGAGGTGTTGGAGACCTACCGAGCCACCGCGGCGGACCCGCTCCCGGTGGCCGCGACCGTGCTCGGCGGCACCGACGACCCCATCCCGCTCGTACAACTGGAGGCGTGGCGCTCGCAGGTGACGGGGCCGTTCGCGGTCCGCATGTTCCCCGGCGACCACTTCTACCTCCGCCCGTGGCGCACGGCCGTCCTCGACCTGATCCGCGAGGTGGCGGGGTGA
- a CDS encoding MFS transporter, translated as MTATARAPAARGLGARYGLLLFAFVVSGLGNWTYRLTLPLMVLELTGSALNTAVVYALEYAPLLLLSLPGGVLADRFDRRRILVAGDLAATALAGLLAFVVTSGAAPVLVVYVLAFLLACVEPLYYPAFQVLVPSLVRDTDLERANAWLQMGDNVMSLAGPAAAGVLIAALGYQGAIWTDAATFAVSALAILALGRRPGTTRTPAPADAPSAPPPEARPAADPPPRGTFLGEIRDTLSHICRDNRALLSGAVLFAVANLGTWMVQANLVYYLRDYHGVTPAGVGVVLAAQGAGAVLGAALCPWIGRRFAPGRVVIAGTVLAGTGIVVLAAVRDVTGIAVLWALVYGVGIVNMVSWFVLRQRTVPPELLGRVVATTRMIAFLTIPVASVLGGVLEQHWHNMYLIIALAGSLRLLVGLGALASPPQLHRRPHEPTRASTPDTSPTLVTSRPPNTGCLPRARRVRG; from the coding sequence GTGACCGCGACCGCCCGCGCCCCCGCCGCCCGGGGGCTCGGCGCCCGGTACGGGCTGCTGCTGTTCGCCTTCGTCGTCTCCGGGCTCGGCAACTGGACCTACCGGCTCACCCTGCCGCTGATGGTCCTGGAGCTGACCGGTTCGGCTCTGAACACGGCCGTGGTCTACGCGTTGGAGTACGCGCCGCTGCTCCTGCTGTCGCTGCCCGGCGGGGTGTTGGCCGACCGCTTCGACCGCCGCCGCATCCTGGTCGCCGGAGACCTGGCGGCGACGGCCCTGGCCGGGCTCCTGGCATTCGTGGTCACCTCGGGCGCCGCGCCGGTCCTCGTGGTCTACGTCCTGGCGTTCCTGCTGGCCTGCGTCGAGCCGCTGTACTACCCCGCGTTCCAGGTCCTGGTGCCGAGCCTGGTGCGCGACACCGACCTGGAACGGGCCAACGCCTGGCTGCAGATGGGCGACAACGTGATGAGCCTGGCCGGCCCGGCCGCGGCCGGCGTCCTCATCGCCGCCCTCGGTTACCAGGGCGCCATCTGGACCGACGCCGCCACCTTCGCCGTGTCGGCGCTGGCCATCCTGGCCCTCGGCCGGCGCCCGGGGACCACCCGCACCCCCGCACCCGCCGACGCACCCTCCGCACCACCGCCCGAGGCCCGGCCCGCCGCGGACCCGCCGCCGCGCGGCACCTTCCTCGGCGAGATCCGGGACACCCTGTCCCACATCTGCCGCGACAACCGCGCCCTGCTGAGCGGCGCCGTCCTCTTCGCCGTCGCCAACCTCGGCACCTGGATGGTGCAGGCCAACCTCGTCTACTACCTGAGGGATTACCACGGTGTGACCCCCGCGGGCGTCGGCGTGGTCCTGGCGGCGCAGGGCGCGGGGGCGGTACTGGGGGCCGCGCTCTGCCCCTGGATCGGCCGCCGGTTCGCCCCCGGCCGCGTCGTCATCGCCGGCACGGTGCTGGCCGGCACCGGCATCGTCGTCCTGGCCGCGGTACGCGACGTGACCGGCATCGCGGTGCTGTGGGCCCTGGTCTACGGAGTCGGCATCGTCAACATGGTGAGCTGGTTCGTACTGCGCCAACGCACCGTGCCGCCCGAACTCCTGGGCCGGGTCGTGGCCACGACCCGGATGATCGCCTTCCTGACGATCCCGGTCGCCTCGGTGCTGGGCGGCGTGCTGGAACAGCACTGGCACAACATGTACTTGATCATCGCGCTCGCGGGCAGCCTGCGCCTGCTCGTCGGTCTCGGCGCCCTCGCCTCCCCCCCTCAACTCCACCGCAGGCCGCACGAGCCCACCCGAGCCTCAACACCCGACACGTCCCCGACCCTCGTGACGAGTCGGCCGCCCAACACCGGCTGCCTGCCTCGCGCCCGCAGGGTCCGGGGCTGA
- a CDS encoding SDR family NAD(P)-dependent oxidoreductase — translation MRGVLVTGGSRGIGRAVALAFAQGGDRVAVQYAGNRADAEETVLQLPGEGHVLLQADLGEPGAAEQLVAQAVAALGSVDVLVNNAGVAPTEANRHPVADTPLADWQRVWRRMVDVNLLAPADLCWAVAHHLIDRGAGGAIVNVGSRGAFRGEPDFPAYGTTKAALHALGQSLAVALAPHGIAVTSVAPGFVATERQAAKLAGPQGQRLRAESPFGRVGAPDEVAATVHFLASPAAMWASGTIVDLNGASHLRT, via the coding sequence ATGAGGGGCGTCCTGGTGACCGGCGGCTCGCGGGGCATCGGCCGGGCCGTCGCCCTGGCCTTCGCCCAGGGTGGCGACCGGGTCGCGGTGCAGTACGCGGGCAACCGCGCGGACGCCGAGGAGACCGTGCTGCAACTGCCCGGCGAGGGTCACGTGTTGCTGCAGGCCGACCTCGGTGAGCCGGGCGCCGCCGAACAGCTCGTCGCGCAGGCGGTTGCCGCGCTGGGTTCGGTGGATGTCCTGGTCAACAACGCCGGTGTGGCGCCGACGGAAGCCAACCGTCATCCGGTCGCCGACACACCGCTGGCGGACTGGCAGCGCGTGTGGCGGCGCATGGTCGACGTGAACCTGCTCGCCCCGGCCGACCTGTGCTGGGCCGTCGCCCACCACCTGATCGACCGTGGAGCAGGGGGCGCCATCGTCAACGTCGGCTCCCGCGGCGCGTTCCGGGGAGAGCCGGACTTCCCGGCCTACGGGACGACCAAGGCCGCCCTGCACGCACTTGGCCAGTCACTTGCTGTCGCGCTGGCGCCGCACGGCATCGCGGTCACCTCCGTCGCGCCGGGGTTCGTGGCTACCGAGCGCCAGGCGGCCAAACTGGCCGGGCCGCAGGGCCAACGCCTGCGCGCGGAGAGCCCGTTCGGCAGGGTCGGCGCACCGGATGAGGTCGCCGCCACCGTGCACTTCTTGGCCTCGCCCGCGGCGATGTGGGCATCGGGGACCATCGTGGACCTCAACGGCGCGTCCCACCTGCGGACCTGA
- a CDS encoding nuclear transport factor 2 family protein → MVTAEQRTPREIVEAYVRAMENGHSDRIAELFAEKVDWCVPGAEEVPWLGTRSTREEVADFFRALYNHVAKEEFVVEQVLADDRDAVALGHLKSRVRANNALMETWFALHVTVTDGQITRYRFYEDSLAIMRAWEAPGRTDPA, encoded by the coding sequence ATGGTGACAGCGGAACAGCGGACGCCCCGAGAGATCGTCGAGGCGTATGTGCGCGCGATGGAGAACGGCCACAGTGACCGGATAGCGGAACTCTTCGCCGAGAAGGTCGACTGGTGCGTTCCCGGCGCGGAGGAAGTCCCCTGGCTCGGTACGCGTTCGACGCGAGAGGAAGTCGCCGATTTCTTCAGGGCGCTCTACAACCATGTGGCCAAGGAGGAATTCGTCGTCGAGCAGGTGCTCGCCGATGACAGGGACGCGGTGGCGCTCGGACACCTCAAGAGCCGGGTCAGGGCGAACAACGCACTGATGGAAACCTGGTTTGCCCTCCATGTGACGGTGACTGACGGGCAGATCACGCGGTATCGCTTCTACGAGGACAGCCTGGCGATCATGCGTGCCTGGGAAGCGCCCGGTCGAACCGACCCGGCCTGA
- a CDS encoding dihydrodipicolinate synthase family protein translates to MNLHGIYVPLVTPFAEDGTVALDTLERLARSVLAEGAAGVVALGTTGEPAMLSPDEKRQVVDVCARICRERGATLIVGAGGSDTRQSAAALAELAGVADVALVPVPPYVRPSDEGVLAHFAHLTERSPVPLLIYHIPYRTGQPLGAGILRQLALMRGVVGAKLATGSVDQDTVELLGDLPPGFAVLAGEDAFLAPLLALGAAGGILATAHLATARFVELLDDWDKADLEFARPLGHRLATLARAVFSEPNPAVVKAVLAAQGRIPTPAVRLPLLPASEAATARALDCLAALDG, encoded by the coding sequence ATGAATCTCCACGGCATTTACGTACCGTTGGTGACGCCGTTCGCCGAGGACGGGACGGTCGCGCTGGACACGTTGGAACGACTGGCCCGCTCGGTCTTGGCGGAGGGCGCGGCCGGGGTGGTCGCACTGGGGACGACGGGAGAGCCCGCCATGCTCTCGCCGGACGAGAAGCGGCAGGTGGTGGATGTCTGCGCCCGGATCTGCCGGGAGCGCGGAGCGACACTGATCGTTGGCGCCGGGGGCAGCGACACCAGACAGAGCGCGGCGGCGCTGGCCGAGCTGGCGGGGGTGGCCGATGTCGCGTTGGTCCCCGTACCACCGTACGTCCGCCCGTCGGACGAGGGGGTGCTCGCACACTTCGCGCACCTGACGGAGCGGAGTCCGGTACCACTGCTGATTTACCACATCCCCTACCGGACCGGGCAGCCACTGGGAGCAGGCATCCTGCGTCAACTGGCCCTGATGCGGGGGGTCGTGGGCGCCAAACTAGCCACCGGATCGGTGGACCAGGACACCGTCGAGCTGTTGGGCGACCTGCCGCCCGGCTTCGCCGTCCTGGCCGGGGAAGACGCCTTCCTCGCTCCGCTGCTCGCCCTCGGCGCGGCCGGCGGAATCCTCGCCACGGCGCACCTGGCCACCGCGCGCTTCGTCGAACTGCTCGATGACTGGGACAAGGCAGACCTGGAGTTCGCGCGCCCACTCGGACACCGGCTGGCAACACTTGCCCGGGCAGTCTTCTCCGAACCCAACCCCGCAGTGGTGAAGGCAGTGCTGGCGGCTCAGGGACGGATTCCCACACCGGCGGTACGGCTGCCCCTGCTGCCCGCAAGCGAGGCCGCAACGGCACGGGCGTTGGATTGCCTTGCCGCGCTTGACGGGTGA
- a CDS encoding LysR family transcriptional regulator, translating to MLDVRRLRLLRELAHRGTIAAVAEALSFSPSAVSQQLSVLERETGVSLLKRAGRRVALTPAGQNLVRHAEDVLERLERADAELAAVRAGLAGPVRIGSYPSATRAIVPAALASLAREHPALEARVTDADPAGVAAALRAGELDLALVHEYDFVPADPQPGLTGQELFAEPMYLAARTPSSLVDHDTSPWIMAPPGTLCRTMTERACQAAGFTPHIRHEVDDFTTVLALVALGQGVALVPHLGVTAPPPGLNLTRLPMSRRTRTVHRAGAANHPAVATITAALRMAVPPELQ from the coding sequence ATGCTTGATGTCCGCCGCCTGCGCCTGCTCCGGGAACTCGCACATCGGGGCACCATCGCCGCCGTTGCCGAGGCGCTGTCCTTCAGCCCGTCCGCGGTCTCCCAGCAACTGTCCGTGTTGGAACGCGAGACCGGTGTGTCCTTGCTCAAGCGTGCGGGGCGTCGCGTCGCGCTGACCCCGGCCGGCCAGAACCTGGTCCGGCATGCGGAGGACGTGCTGGAGCGCCTGGAGCGAGCGGACGCCGAACTCGCCGCCGTACGCGCCGGGTTGGCCGGTCCGGTGCGGATCGGCAGCTATCCGTCCGCGACCCGCGCGATCGTCCCGGCGGCCCTGGCCTCGCTCGCCCGCGAGCACCCCGCGTTGGAGGCCAGGGTGACCGACGCCGATCCGGCCGGCGTAGCCGCCGCGCTACGGGCCGGAGAGCTCGACCTGGCCCTGGTGCATGAATACGACTTCGTTCCGGCCGATCCTCAACCCGGCTTGACCGGACAGGAGTTGTTCGCCGAACCGATGTATCTGGCGGCACGGACGCCGAGCTCGCTGGTCGACCACGACACCAGTCCGTGGATCATGGCCCCGCCCGGCACGCTCTGCCGCACGATGACCGAACGGGCCTGCCAGGCCGCCGGATTCACACCTCACATCCGCCACGAGGTCGACGACTTCACGACGGTCCTGGCCCTGGTCGCCCTCGGCCAGGGTGTCGCTTTGGTTCCGCACCTCGGCGTGACCGCTCCACCCCCGGGCCTGAACCTCACGCGACTCCCGATGTCCCGCCGCACACGCACCGTCCACCGTGCCGGCGCGGCCAACCACCCGGCCGTCGCCACCATCACGGCCGCCCTCCGCATGGCCGTCCCACCGGAGCTCCAGTGA